CGAAGACGCCAGCACGATCCCGGAGGGTTTTTCCGAGAACGTCGTGAGGGTGATCACCGACAGGCGGCGTGAACCAGGCGGGTACCTGTTGGAGCGCGCGGTATTCGAGGGCAAGAAGCCATGAAGTGGCTTGTCTGCCTACCGGTCATCGTTGTGCTGGCTGCGTGCGGCGCGCCGCCGAGGGTGTTGACGCCCGAGGAGTCGGCACAGCAGCAGAGACTGCGAGCAAGGGAAGCCAAGCGCAGATCTGAGGAAGTCCCGACCTTCCCCGTCAGCATCAGCTGCTACGGCCACGGGGCTGGCTACATCTACAGCTTCTCCGTGCAGGAGCCGGTGTACGGCCAGTTCAGTCGGCGAATGATCTGGGGCGGCAGCGGCAACTGCGGCCTGGTGCTGGCGGGCTATCAGGTGCCCCTGACCTGGACGCCGGGCATGAAGGTTAGGGTTCGCTGGAATCGTCCCGTCAAGGGTGAAGACAACTGGATCGAGAAGACCACGGCGATCTTGCCTTACACCGCCATTGGCAATCTCTACGTGCATTTCTTTGCCAACGACGAGGTACGCGTGTTGGTATCGCAAGTGGGAGTTCTCAACCCTGGCCACGCCATCCCGCCGACCGCCACCGTGCCACCCCGCGAGCCCAACTAAAACTGCAGGGAACTGGAGTGCGACGAAAAGGAGTGCACGGGGATCGGTTTCAAGAAGACCGGCGCGCTTTTCGTGCGCAAGTAACAGCTCTCCTGACCAGGTCGGCGCGGCGCCAGAGTCGCGCCGCCATGCACTGACGGTGCCCTCGCCCGAGTAACCGATTCCCCGTTGCCGGGGCTTATGGATGGGCAGGCCGTAACCATCCGGGTCCGATGAGGTCGGCCGCGTCGTGGCGCCGACTCACGCCCGCGACGCGCCCTGCGGGCATCACATGAACACCCATCGCCAGCGCCGAAGCCCTTCGGTGCTGGGCGGCCCCGCAGGCGACGCCGGCCGCCGTTGTGATGCGGGCGCGTGCCGGAGCAGATGGCGCGCAGCGAAATCGAGTGGACCTGACGGGTTGGTCGCGCGGGACGCGAGCCGCCCCCCCGCCCGCGATCCCTTTCCGGTGCCTTCAACCCGCAGCCGCCTTCGAGGCGAGTCGGTCGGCACCACACGACCAAAGCAGGCATGCATCCTGCTAACCAGTCGGCACAACCCGACTTTTTCACGTTTCAAGCCCCTTTTTAGTGCCATTGCCCCCGATTCACCCATGAATTCCAGTTTTTCGAGCGGTCGGCTTTTTCCGACCAACCCACCAAAACAAAAGCAGCAGGCAGCATGGAAAGCGCACTAGCCCGCCTCGGCATTGTCGGCAACCTCTACAAGGTCTACCGCGCGGCGATCGAACTCGGCGATGTGCCGGTCTCCAAGATCATCGAGCGCACCGGCCTGCCCAAGGCCACGGTCTACGGTGCACTCGACCGCCTGGAACACGAAGGCCTGGTCGCCGAATCCAACGGCGAAGGCCTGCGCCGGGTACGTGCCAACGAGCCCGGCGTGCTGTTGGAGCACGTCGAGGCGCGCAAGCAGATGCTGACCGAGGTGTTGCCCCAGCTGCGAGCGCACTACTACCGCGCCCAGGGCAAGCCCAACATCCGCTTCTACGAAGGCGAGGAAGGCGTGCGCACCGCGTACTGGGAGTCCATCTCCGGCGACGCGGGCGAGCTGCGCGCGGTGTTCTCCATGGCCGAGCTGATGGAGGTGCCCGGCCTGCCGGTGGTCGACGAATACATGGCCGAACGGGTGCGCCGCGGCAAGTTCATGCGGGTGGTGCGATCGCGCAGCCACGACCGTGCGCACATCTGGCAATCGAGCCACGCCGAGCTGCGCGAACTGCGCTATGCGCCGGCGGCCATCGAGCTGTCGATGACCTTCGTCATCTACGGCTCGCGCGTGGCACTGATGTCCTCGGCCAAGGAATGCTACGGACTGATCATCGAAAGCGAGGAGTACGCCCAGATGATGCGCGCCATGTACGAAAGCCTCTGGCTGCAGAGTGAACCCACACCCTACATCGACTGATTCGACCGACTCCCCACCCAAAAAATCGCCATGAAATTCAATCCCGTCGTCTTGCGCAACGCCAGTGGTCTGGTGGCTTTCTTTGCGCTCTGGCAGCTGCTGAGCGTGCTGGGCTTCATCAACTCCTTCATGCTGCCTTCGCCCTGGGGCGTGCTCGAAGCCCTGTGGGTGATGCTGCAGGACGGCACCCTCATGACCAACCTCGGCGCCAGCCTGCTGCGCGTGGCCGTCGGCTACTGCCTGGCCATGGTGGTCGGCTTGTCGCTCGGCTTCCTGTGCGGCTCGGTGCGCCAGGTGTCGGACTTCGTGCGGCCCGTCATCGAAGCACTGCGGCCGATCCCGCCGCTGGCCTGGGTGCCGATCTCCATCCTGTGGTTCGGCCTGGGCGATGCCTCGGCCTACTTCCTGGTGTTTCTCGGCTGCGTGTTCCCGCTGTTCTTCGGCGCCTACACCGCCGTGCGCTCGCTCGACCGCAACCAGCTCAACGCCGCCC
The nucleotide sequence above comes from Xylophilus sp. GOD-11R. Encoded proteins:
- a CDS encoding ABC transporter permease, with amino-acid sequence MKFNPVVLRNASGLVAFFALWQLLSVLGFINSFMLPSPWGVLEALWVMLQDGTLMTNLGASLLRVAVGYCLAMVVGLSLGFLCGSVRQVSDFVRPVIEALRPIPPLAWVPISILWFGLGDASAYFLVFLGCVFPLFFGAYTAVRSLDRNQLNAALCLGAGRWLMLRDVLIPASLPIVMPSLRLALGIGWMCVVTAELIAAQTGLGYLIQQSRMVFQIQNVVAGMATIGLVGFLMSNLLERIERRVLAWAPSERA
- a CDS encoding DUF3304 domain-containing protein; translated protein: MKWLVCLPVIVVLAACGAPPRVLTPEESAQQQRLRAREAKRRSEEVPTFPVSISCYGHGAGYIYSFSVQEPVYGQFSRRMIWGGSGNCGLVLAGYQVPLTWTPGMKVRVRWNRPVKGEDNWIEKTTAILPYTAIGNLYVHFFANDEVRVLVSQVGVLNPGHAIPPTATVPPREPN
- a CDS encoding MarR family winged helix-turn-helix transcriptional regulator produces the protein MESALARLGIVGNLYKVYRAAIELGDVPVSKIIERTGLPKATVYGALDRLEHEGLVAESNGEGLRRVRANEPGVLLEHVEARKQMLTEVLPQLRAHYYRAQGKPNIRFYEGEEGVRTAYWESISGDAGELRAVFSMAELMEVPGLPVVDEYMAERVRRGKFMRVVRSRSHDRAHIWQSSHAELRELRYAPAAIELSMTFVIYGSRVALMSSAKECYGLIIESEEYAQMMRAMYESLWLQSEPTPYID